The DNA window AGCCGATGGTGGCAGACCAACTGAAAGTGTCGCCACTTGGCCGGTAGCGGTTGGCTTTGCGTTCTGCACGCTCCGCCTTGGCGAGCTTCGCTCTGGCGGCCATGATGCGCGCCACCGCCTCATCCTTGACCTTGTGCTGTTCGGCGTTGGTCAGCGGCCTGCCATGGCTTTTACGCGCCTTGTCCAATTCGGTTTTCACTTCCCGCTGTTCGCTTTCCGTCATCTCTTTCAACGTCAACTTTTTCATCTGTGCCGCCCGTTCGGTGAAGTTGACTTACAGTTTAGCGGCGTTATATGACCGAAAATGTTATGGGCATAACGAAAATGCCCCGTAGGCCGGCATTACACCTCCTCCAGCAGCTCGTCGACAAAGCACCGCATGCGTTCGGTGCGCTGTTCGGCCATCTGCCGCCCGGCGGCGGTCTGGAAGCCGTCTTGCAGCTTGAACAGTTTGGTTTCGAAGTGGTCTAGGCAGAAACGCTTGTCGTCGTATTGACGATGTTCGGCCCGCGGATCGGCGGCGTCATACAGCGCGCTGCGCATGCGGCCGCCGATATAGAAGCAGCGCGCCACGCCGATAAGGCCGATAGCGTCGAGGCGATCGGCATCCTGCAGGATCTTCGCCTCCAGCGTTTGCGGCGGGATGCCGGCGGAAAAACTGTGCGCTTCAATGGCGTGAGCCACCGCCGCGATGTCCGCCGGCGCCCATTCCAGCCGGGCCAGCGTCAGCGTGGCTTGCTCCGCCGCCATGCGCGAGGCCAGATGGCGCTGCGGCGAATTCTTTTCCACCGCCACCGCGTCATGCAGCAGCACCGCCGCACAGAGAATGCGCCGATCGCCGCCTTCCAGCTTGCTGATCCGGCGGCAGTTCTTCCAGACTCGGTGCAGGTGCGCCACATCGTGCGAGCCGTCGTCAGACTCGAGGGTGAGCGGCAGCAGCGCTTGCGCCAACGCCTGATAGGGGGAAAACGGTTGTAACAGCTCTTGCGTCAGCGAGGGTAAAGACACGTTCAGCTCCTGTTGGGGGAAATCGATCAATCAGCATAGCCGCGTCGGATGCCGGGAAAATGACGGCGAAGCGGCTATTGTTTACTAAAGTGCAACTGACTATTGTCATAACTGCGGTTTTTGCAGCGAAACAAGCAACCTAAAATAGCCACGTTCCGCCGTCTCCGCTTGGTGAGAGCCTGTGTCCGCGGAGATGGCCGGAATATCCTCATCAGCCATGGGAGAAGAGACATGCCAACCCCTCTTGAAATAGTGCGCGCGACCTATGAAGGCAGCTCCGAAGAAAACGGCCGTAATCTGCTGGCGGCGCTGGCCCCCGATGCCGAGTGGACCGAAGCCGCCGGTTTCCCTTACGCCGGCACCTATATCGGTCCGGAGAACATCATCAAGAACGTGCATCAGCGTTTAGGCAGCGAATGGCAAGGTTACCGCGCCGACGTCGATCATTTTTACGACGCCGGCGACAATGTGATCGCTCAGGGTTTTTACCACGGCACCTACCGGTCCACCGGCAAATCCTTCAGCGCCTCTTTCGCGCATATTTATACGGTGCGCGCCGGTAAAATCGTGAAGTTCGTGCAGATCGTCGACAGTGCTAAGGTGCTGGAAGCGATGCAGCCTTAATCGCCGCTGCGCTTGCCGAATTTGCGATCGAACTCGCGCCGGTAGCCGCGAGCCTTGTTGCGATCGCGGATCCACAGATAACCGCACACCAGCGCGACCGCTCCCGAGAAGGTGACGTTGCGCATATCCCGGTCATACCAAAACACCAACAACGCATCCAGCGCCGCTACCAGGGCGATCCATTTATACATATGGGATTGGCGCCGCGTGGCGGCGTTGAGTCGCTTTAACTGTCTGGCTTCGTCCAACACCGGTTTTTGCTGCATAGCGTTTCGTTATCATCTGGCTGTTCACGCTAAATTAGCAGAATCCTCCCGGCCGCCGCAAAGATTAACGCGTGCCGTCCTGCGGTTTTCATCGCTCCTGGCGCGATGCTGAAAATTTCTGCGCAGACGCTTGAATTGTCCATTGGGCATGATAGGTTATTTATTCGCTATTTCTGTGTTTTTATTCACTTGCCGCGTGTCATCAAGCTGCCGCATTGAGCGGTTATGGTGAGGGGTTCGACGCATGCGGCGGTTAACTTCGGCAGGAGGATGTGATGAACGATAAAACGGTACGCCCGCAAGATGTGGTTCAACGCCAGCTCGACGCTTATAACGCCCGTGACATCGAGGCCTTTATGGCCTGCTGGGCGGACGATGCGCAGTATTACGAGCACCCCGACACGCTGTTGGCCAGCGGCAAGGCGGCGATCCGCGAACGGCACCTGGCGCGTTTTCGCGAGCCGAGCCTGTATGGTGAACGGATAAAACGCATGGCGGTGGGGAATATGGTGGTCGATCAGGAAGTGGTGACGCGCAACTTCCCGCAGGGGCGCGGCAAAATGGATGTTATCGCCATTTACGAAGTGGAGCAGGGGCGGATCGCCAAAGCCTGGTTCAAAATCGGCCCCTGCGTACCGGACGAAGGCGCGCTCTAACGCTGCGCTATTGCAACGCCATCACCGCCTCTATCTCCACGCACACTGCAGGTGAGAACAACGCGCTGATCGCCATCAATGAGCAGGCCGGCAGCGCGCCGTCGAAGTAGTCAAACAGCACCGGGCGCACGCCCGCCAGATCGGCGATGTCGGTCAGGAACACGCTGATTTTAATCAATGCCTTGAGATTCACGCCTTCGCTGGCGGCGATGGTCGCCAGCTGTTCGAGGATTTCCTGCGTTTGCTCTGACGCGCTCAACCCCTGAGCGTCGGTGGCGAAGGCGGTCAAGCCCGACACGTACAGGCGATCGCCGTGACGCACGGCGTGCACGTAAGGGCCGCCCGGCGTAGGCAATTGCGGATAATTAATGCGTTTTAATGATGTCATGGTCGAACCCCGCGCAAGACCGGTTAATAAAATCGACAAACTTGGTTAGGATACTGATGAAACGGCGGTCAGACGCCGCGCACCGATGATATTTGAGAGTATCATCTCTCTTTATTTTATACGTCGTCTCTCACCTGAATGTGACAGTGCGGCGCAGCTCGGCCACAAGGACGCATGAGACGATGAACCCGCTTTTTACTCCCTACCTGCAACGCTGGCAACTGGAGCAGGACGGCAAAGCCTTCGAAACCCACAGCAGCTTGCTGATGCCGGTGCGTTACCGCGGCGAGGCGGCCATGCTGAAGATCGCCCGCGAGCAGGAAGAGCGCTTCGGCGGTCAACTGATGTGCTGGTGGCGCGGGGAAGGTGCCGCGCAGGTGCTGGCATGGCATGACGACGGCATTCTGCTGGAGCGCGCGCAGGGCGAAGGTTCGTTGGCACAGTTGGTGCGCGACGGCGACGATGAGCAGGCCACGCGGATCCTGTGTCGGGCGATCGCCGCCCTGCATGCGCCGCGTGCCGCGCCGTTGCCCGAGCTGATCCCGCTGCAGGAGTGGTTCAGCTCGCTGTGGCCGGCGGCGCAGGCGCACGGCGGCATGCTGCGCCTCAGCGCCACGGCGGCGGCGGAGCTGCTGAGCAGCCCGCGAGAAGAAAGCGTGCTGCACGGCGATATCCACCATGACAACGTGCTGGACTTCGGCGAACGCGGCTGGCTGGCGATCGATCCCAAGCGCTTGTTCGGCGAACGTGGCTTCGATTACGCCAATATCTTCTGTAATCCCAACTACGGCATCGCGACCGATCCGGCCATTTTCCAGCGGCGCGTGGAACAGGTGTGCCGCCTGGCCGGGCTGGAGCGCCGGCGCTTGCTGCAATGGGTCCTGGCCTGGTCGGGGCTGTCCGCCGCCTGGTTTATGGAAGACGGCCAGGCGGCGGATATCGACTTCCGCGTGGCCGAGCTGGCGGCGCGCGCATTGGATCTCCCGCTGCCGGACGGCGATTCAGGGTTCATCCTGCCAGTAATCGAGCGAGGTTGAAGGGCGTTGCAGGTAGCGTACCTGCTCGCCATCATTGCCGCGCGCCATCGCCTGGTATTTGCCGGAGTCCGGGTACATCACCAGCTCCGGCTGCTCGCGCGTGCTGACGGACAGGTACTTCAGCGGCGCATCGGAGGTGTTGATGATCTGGTGCGGGTATTCCGGGCCGGGCGGAATGAAGATGACATCCCCGCTGACGATCGGCAGCATTTCTCCGGCCACCCGCAGCGTACCGCTGCCTTCCAGAATGATGAACATTTCCTCCTGAGCGTAGTGAAAATGGTATGGGCAGGAACGCATGCCCGGCGCCACGCAATCGAAAGAGGCACCCAGCTTGTCGGCGGCGGTGCCGGTGCCGAGGCGCGCGCCGACGCTGTCATACAGCGGCGGCCGCCGATCGTGCTGCTTATCTACCCGTTCGACATTGCGTATCAGGCGCTGAGCCAACAGCGCCGCTTTCTCAGTCATAAGCTTCCTTGGTGACATTGTCACTTAAAAGTTGACGATAGCCAGAGAGAATCCGTCCCAGCCCTTGCTGCCCACGGTTTGCAATGCGGTGGCGCTCAGGCGGGGTTCCGCAGCCATCATCGTGAAGAATTCGCGTACGCCTTGTACACGGGCGTCGGTACTGGCAGCATCGGTGACTGCGCCATCGCGCACCACGTTGTCACCGATAATCACCGTGCCCGGGCGCGCGAGTTTAAGCGCCCAACGCAGGTAATCCGGATTGCTCGGTTTGTCGGCGTCGATGAAGATCAGATCAAAGGGAGCCAAGACTTGCAGCGCGGGCAGGTGAGCGAGAGCGGGGCCGACGCGCAGTTCGACCTGGCCGGCGAGCCCGGCGCGAGCAATATTCTGGCGGGCGATGGCGGCGTGGTTTTCATCCGCTTCCAGGGTGACCAACGTGCCATCCGCCGGCAGCGCGCGCGCCAGCCAGATGGTGCTGTAGCCGCCCAACGTACCGATTTCCAAAATGCGTTTGGCGTTAATCATGCGGGCGAACAGCTGCAGCAACTTGCCCTGATTCGGTGCCACGTCATGGGCCGGCAGCCCGGCGGCGGCGTTGGCCGCCAGCGCCTGCAACAGGGCATCGTCTTGTTCTACCAGGCTGTCTGCGATATAGCGATCGACCTGGGACCATTGTTCCTTTTCTTTCATGCGGGCCTCGTGCGGGAAACGCAGTGTGCCCATCCAGTGAAGGTGCCGCCGCGCTGCTTGTCAATGCACCGCGTGCGTTTGGCATTTTATGTTGCTGTTCCTCGCCGCGGCAGCGATAGCAGCAGATGGGCGATGGCGCCGCCGACAATGCCCCAGAAGGCCGAACCGATGCCCAGTAATGTGACGCCGGAAGCGGTGATGAGGAAGGCGATCAGCGCCGCGTCGCGCTGTTTCTCATCATGCAGCGCGCGTTGCAGGCTGCCGCCGATGGTGCCGAGCAGCGCCAGCCCGGCGATGGTGTGGATCAGGGCGGCTGGCAACGCGCTGAACAGCAGGCCGATGGCGCCGCCGAACAGCCCGGCCAGCAGGTAGAAACCGCCGGCGGCCACCGCGCCCATATAGCGCCGCTGCGGATCGGGATGCACGTCCGGCCCCATGCAGATGGCGGCGGTGATCGCGGCGATGCACACCGAGAAGCCGCCGAATGGCGCCAGCAGCAGCGCGGTCAGCGCCGTCCAGGCGATCAGCGGCGAGGTGGGAACACGGTAGCCCGCCGCCTGCAGCGTAGCGATGCCGGGCGCGTTCTGCGAAGCCATGGTCACCACGAAGAACGGCACGCCGATGCCGAGCAGCGTCGGCCAGCTGAAGTGCGGTGCGATAAATTCCGGCATGGCGAACGCCGGCGCCTGCTGCGCCAGATGGATATTGCCCTGCAGTGCGGCGATCGCCAGCCCGGCTGCCAGCGTCAGCACGATGGCGTAGCGCGGCAGATAACGGCGGCTGAGCAGATAGGCCAGCCCCATACCGGCGCTGAGAAGGAAATTGAGCTGCAGCGAAGCGAAGGCGTCCAGCCCGAAACGCAGCAGGATCCCCGCCAACATCGCGGCAGAAATCGCCTGCGGAATATAATCCATCAGGCGAGCGAACAGTCCGGTGACGCCGCACAGCAGGATCAGACCCGAGGCGAAGATAAACACGCCGATCGCGTCGTTGATCGGCGTGCCGGGCAGGCTGGTGACCAGCAGCGCCGCGCCGGGCGTCGACCAGGCGGTGAGGATCGGGGTGCGGTAGTAAAGCGAGAGCCCCAGCGAAGTGACGCCCATCGCGATCCCCAGCACGCTCAGCCAACCGCCGATCTGCGCCGGTGTCGCACCCGCGGCGGCGGCGGCCTGGAAAATGATCGCGGCAGAGCTGGTGTAACCGACCAGAACGGCGACGAAGCCGGCCATCACGGCAGGCAGGGTTAGGTGATGCAGGGTGACGGCGGGACGCATGAGCAGCTCCAATCGCGATTTGTGCGTTATAACGCACGGTAAGAAATCAGCATAGCACCGTGCGCTATAGCGCACAAGCGGGTATAATCGGGCGCGATACGCAGAGGAGAACAGGATGCAGGAACTTGCCGGCCATTTGGCGCACACCCTTCGCACGTTGCGCGCGCAGCGCGGCTGGAGTTTGACGCAGGCAGCGGAATTCACCGGCGTCAGCAAAGCGATGCTCGGGCAGATCGAACGCGGCGAATCCAGCCCGACGGTAGCGACGCTATGGAAGATCGCCACCGGTTTCAACGTGGCGTTCTCCGCCTTTCTTGAGGCGTCGCCCGCGCAGCAGCAGGCGACGCTGCACCGTTACGGCGAGCTGCCGGTGTACGATCAGGACAACGCCGATATGCGCGTGGTGCCGCTGTTTCCCTACGATCGCCAACTGGGTTTCGATATGTTCGTCATCGATCTGGCGCCGGGCGCGCTCAGCGAATCGTCGCCCCATGAGCCGGGGGTAATAGAGCATGTGATCGTGATCAGCGGGCGGTTGGAGTTGGCGATAGACGGCGAATGGCACAGCCTGGCGGCCGGCGAGGCGATGCGCTTTCAGGCCGATCGGCCGCACGCCTACCGCAACGCCGGTTCGCAAACGGTGCGCATCCACGATCTGATCCACTATCCTCAATCCTGACTCAACGCGGCGGCCGTGGGCTTTGACTCCGCGCCGCCAAACGCCTACCTTGTTGAAAATGACTCTTATTTCACAGGCTGTCGCCCACGACGGGGCGGCGTTGCAGCCGACTCAAAAGGAGCTTGATTTTGCCGGTCACCAATCGACGTCAGTTCATTAAACTCAGTGCGCAAACCGCAGGAGCCGTATTCGCGATGACTTCATTACCCAACAGTATCCGCCTGGCGATGGCGGCGGAGGGCGGCGCGGCCGCCGGCGATGAATTCCTGTGGCTGGAAGAGCTGCAGGGTAAAAAAGCGCTGCACTGGGTGCAGCAGGAAAATCAACGCACCACTGCGCGCTTCGCCCAGGGCGAAGACTTTCAGCGCATTGAGCGCGAGGTCCTGGATATCCTCAATAAAGACACCCAGATCCCGTGGGTGAGCAAACGCGGGGAGTTCTATTACAACTTCTGGCAGGATAAAGCCAACCCGCGTGGCCTGCTGCGGCGCACCACGCTGGACGAGTATCGCAAGGCCAAACCGGCCTGGGAGACGGTGCTGGATATCGATGCGTTGGGCAAAGCCGAGGGCAAGGATTGGGTCTATCAGGGCTCGCAGCCGTTGGCGCCGGAATACCGCTATTGCCTGATGCAGCTGTCGCCGGACGGCGGTGACGCCACCGAAATCCGCGAATTCGATCTGGTGGCCAAACGCTTCGTCAAAGACGGCTTCAACGTGCCGGTGGCGAAAAGCCGGGTCTCCTGGGTCGATCGGGACACGCTGTTCATCGCCACCGACTTCGGCCCCGGCTCGATGACCCAGTCCGGCTACGCGCGCATCGCCAAACGCTGGCGGCGCGGTACGCCGCTGAGCGCGGCCGAAACGCTGTACGAAGCGCAGCCCGAGGACATGGCGGTCTTTGCCTATCACGACCGCACGCCGGGCTTTGAACGCGATTTCGTCGGCCGCAGTCTGGACTTCTATCGCCGCGACTATTTCTTGCTGGCTCAGGACGGCCGGCAGAAAAAAATCGATATCCCGGCCGACGCCGAGCTGGATACGCATCGGGAATGGCTGCTGATCAAACCGAGCAGCGATTGGGAAGTGGGGGGCAAACGCTATCCGTCCGGCGCACTGCTGGCGGCCAACTTCGATGACTATCTGGCGGGCAAGCGCGAGCTGCAGCTGCTGTTTACCCCGACCGCCGAGCAGGCGCTGAGCGGCTACAGCGGCACCCGCGATCATCTGATCCTCAGCATCATGGATAACGTGGTCAACCGGCTGGAGGTGCTGACGCCGCAGGGCGGCAGCTGGCAACGTCGCCCGCTGGGCAACCCCGGCGCCATCAGCACCATTTCCGCCGGCGGCATCGACGAAGAGAGCAACGCCTATTTCCTGACCGTCAGTGGGTTCCTGCAGCCGACCTCGCTGTACATGGGCAATCTCGACGGCGGTGAGGCGACGCTGCTGAAACAGGCGCCGCAGGACTTTGACGCCGCCGGCTATCAGGTCAGCCAGCATTTCGCGCGCTCCAAAGATGGCACCCGCGTGCCGTATTTCCAGATCGCCGCCAAAGATCTCAAGCTGGACGGCAGCACGCCGACGCTGCTGTATGGCTACGGCGGGTTTGAGGTGCCGCTGTTGCCGGGCTATCTCGGCGGCAAGGCGCCGGCCTGGCTGGAACGCGGCGGGGTATACGTGGTGGCCAACATCCGCGGCGGCGGCGAGTATGGTCCGGCGTGGCATCAGGCGGCGCTCAAGCAGAATCGTCATCGCGCCTATGAGGATTTCGCCGCCGTGGCCGAAGATCTCATCGCACGCAAGGTGACCTCGGCGCCGCATCTCGGCGCACGCGGCGGCAGCAACGGCGGCCTGCTGGTGGGCAATATGCTGACGCTGTATCCGCAGCTGTTCGGCTGCATCGTCTGCGAAGTGCCGCTGTTGGACATGCAGCGCTATACCCAGCTCTCCGCCGGCGCGTCGTGGATCGCGGAATACGGCGATCCGAGCAAGCCAGAGCAGTGGGCCTATCTCAAAACCTTCTCGCCGTACCACAATATTCAGGCGCAGACGGCCTACCCACCGGTGCTGTTCTATACCGCCACCAGCGACGATCGGGTCAACCCGGCCCACGCCCGCAAAATGGCGGCGCGCATGCAGGCGATGGGGTATCAACAGGCTTATTTCTATGAGAATACCGAAGGCGGGCACAGCGCCGCCGCCGACAAGCAGCAGGCAGCGTTCCACAGTGCGCTGGTGAGCGAATTCATGTGGGCTAATCTGAGCGGCAAGCCCAAGTCAGCGTAAGCTCTTTTCTCGCGGGCATAAAAAAACACCGGGGCGTTAACCCCGGTGTTTTTATTTACGCGCTATTCGCCCGGCGATCAGTGAGTCGCAGTGGCTTCCTGCGCTTTCTGATTGGCGTCTTCGCTGGTGTCCAGCGTCATGCGGTACAGTTTCGGCGCGGTCAGCATCATCAGGATAGCGATGACGGCGGTGGCGATACCGATCTGCATAAACACATGGCTGTAGATGGCCAGTGAAGCGTGCGCGTCGTTAATGTCGCTCGGGACGGCGGTCAGACCGGCGACTTTACCGGCGATCAGCGCCGCGGCGGCGGTGGTCAGGAACCAGGAGCCCATGATGAAGCCCATCAGACGCTGCGGCACCAACTGCGCCACCATCGCCAGGCCCAGACCGGAAATCATCAGCTCGCCGATGCTCTGCAGCGCGTAGCTGAGGATCAGCCAGTTGACCGATACGATGCCCTGTTCGTTGGCGAAGCTGGCGCCCCATGGCAGCACCAGGAAGGCGCAGGAGCACAGGATCATGCCGAAAGCGAACTTGTGCGGCATCGGCAGGCGATCGCCCATTTTGTTATACAGCGCGGCCAGAATCGGGCTGGCGAGCATGATCCAGAACGGGTTCAGCGCCTGGTACTGCTCCGGCTCGAAGGCGACGCCGAGGATGCTGTGTTCCACGTTGTGGATGGCGAAGAAGTTCAGCGAGGTTGGCATCTGGCTGTACAGCACAAAGAACACCACCGCTTCCAGCATCAGCAGGAAGGCGACGATCATCTTGCGGCGTGCGGCGCCGTGCAGGGCGAAGGTTTCCTTGGCGAACACCAGAACGATGCCGGCGGAGATGAGGGCCAGCGCCCAGCGTGCAATCACCTGGTTGTGCAGCAGCCAGCTGGAAACGGCGACCAGCGCCACGATGCCGACCAGCACCATCAGCAGTTTCGGCAGATGCAGCGGCTTGAAGTCAGGTTTGGAGCCGTTTTTCTTCACCCATTTGTGGCACAGCATAAAGTTGACCAGGGTGATCAGCATGCCGACCACGCTCAGGGAGAACGCCACGCTCCAGCCGTATTTCGCCGCCAGCCAAGGGGTCGCCAGCATGGAGAAGAAGGAACCGATGTTCACCGACATATAGTACATGGTGAAGGCGCCATCGAGACGCGGGTCGTCTTTCTCATAGCAGGTGGACAGCAGGGAGGACGGGTTGGCCTTGAACAGGCCGCTGCCCACGGCGATGGTCGCCATGCCCAGATAGACCCAGAAGATGTCGTGACCGGAGTAGGCCACCATGGCGTAACCGGCGGCCAGCACCAACGCGCCGAGCACGATCACGCGCTTGGAGCCCAGCACTTTGTCGCCCAGCCAGCCGCCGATGGCGACGAAGCCGTACACCAGGGCGCTGAAGGAAGAGAACAGGGTGATGGAGTCGGCTTCGCTCAGGCCGAGCATCTTGACCAGATAAACCGCCATGATGCCCTGCAGGCCGTAGTAGCCGAAACGCTCCCACAGTTCGATCGAGAAGATCAGATAGAACGCTTTCGGTTGTTTGAACGCGTTAAGGCTCACGCTCTCCGGATGTTGGTTGTTTGCTGTTGACACTGGTACCTCTGTTTTTTCGCAGCCCGTCTTTTGAGGACGGGAAAGTACAAAAGTTGATGCGGAACGGCATCCTTTTGCGTTGTTATAGGATGGGGACGGCGGTTAATGTTCACTATCTTTGTCAACGTGGCAAGCAGTTTGTCATATTCGGTTACATTTAACGCCGGCAGGATTATGCCGCGATGTTGCAAATGTTATGCAGTATTAACTTTCGGGTTTTAATGGTTTGCCGATTTTTTGTTTTGATTAAAAGCTATACCAATTTTAAACAGGGATATATTCTGCTGAATTGCTATTTTTTAGCGCATCAGTGTATGTGTGGTTATTAATCCGTTGGAATGTTGTGTATATGGCGTGTTTTGTAAAATTAAAGAAATTTAGGAAAATGGGGCTGGCATTTGTGAACGCCTTGTGATCCTCAAAGCGTGACGGTCACCGCAATTTTCGACTAATTTTTCGCTTGAAAATAACGCTGCGATGGTTTTTGCACTGAAAACCGCGATAACGCCGGGGTTACTGCTGCGCGATATCACATTTCCGATAAAAAAGAGGCGCTGGCGGGGGGAGAGGAAGCGGCGGGTGCGGTTTGCCGCACCCAACTGACTCAGGATTCCGGATAAACCTTCTCTTTATATTCACACAGGTCTTCGATAATGCAGGAGCCGCAGCGCGGTTTGCGCGCGATGCAGGTGTAGCGGCCGTGCAGGATCAGCCAGTGATGGCAATCGACCTTGAATTCGGCGGGCACCACCTTCAACAGCTTCTCTTCCACCTGATCGACGTTCTTGCCCGGCGCAAAGTGGGTGCGGTTGCACACCCGGAAGATATGGGTGTCCACGGCGATGGTCGCCCAGCCGAAGGCGGTGTTGAGCACCACGTTGGCGGTCTTGCGGCCGACGCCCGGCAGCGCTTCCAGCGCAGCGCGATCCTCCGGCACTTCGCCACCGTGCAGCTCCAGCAGCATGCGGCAGGTTTTGATCACGTTTTCGGCCTTGCTGTTGAACAGGCCGATGGTCTTGATGTATTCCTTGACGCCATCAACCCCCAGCGCCAGCATGGCGGCGGGGGTATTGGCGACCGGATAAAGTTTGGCGGTCGCCTTGTTGACGCTCACGTCGGTGGCCTGCGCGGACAGCAGCACGGCGATCAGCAGCTCAAACGGCGTGGTGTACACCAGTTCGGTGGTCGGGTGCGGATTGTTGTCGCGCAGCCGGGTCAGAATTTCCAGTCGCTTCTGTTTATTCATCAGGCCTTCTCAGCGTGTCCTTGCTCCAGCAGCGGCTCCACCGCCACGGCGCGGGCTTTGCGCGCCTTCATTTTTTCGTCGATCAGATATTTGACCGCCAGCAGCAACCCCAGGCCGATAAAGGCGCCCGGCGGCAGCATGGCCAGCAGGAACGGGCTGTCGAAATGCACCACTTCGATGCGCAGCGATTTGGCCCAGCCGCCCAACAGCTGATCGGCGCCGTCGAACAGCGTACCGTTGCCCAACAGTTCACGCATCGAGCCCAGCGTCACCATCACGCCGGTGGCGCCAAGGCCGATGGCCATACCGTCCAGCGCCGAGAGGCCGACCGGTTTCTTGGCGGCCACCGCTTCGGCGCGGCCCACCACGATGCAGTTAGTCACGATCAGCGGAATAAAAATACCGAGCGATTGATATAGGCCGAAGGCATAGGCGTTGATCAGCATCTGCACGATGCTTACCACCGCAGCGATGATCATCACGTAGATCGGAATACGCACTTCGCTCGGCACCCAGCGGCGCACCGCGGAGATGGAGGCGTTGGTCAGCGTCAACACCAACGTGGTGGCCAGCCCCAGCCCCAGCGCGTTAGTGACGGTGGAGGTCACCGCCAGCAGCGGACACATGCCCAGCAGCTGCACCAGGGCGGAGTTGTTCTTCCACAGCCCCTGGACGATCAATTCTTTGGCTTCACTCATTCGGCGGCTCCACACACAGGTAAGCTTTCAAGTTTAGGCGGCAACGTTTCCATATACAACGCGGTGCGGCGCACCGCATTGACCACCGCTCGCGGGGTGATGGTGGCGCCGGTGAATTGGTCGAACATGCCGCCGTCTTTCTTCACCGCCCAGCGTTTGTCTGCCGGGCCTTCGATTTTCTTGCCGCTGAAGAAGGAAATCCAGTCGGAAATGCGCAGTTCAATTTTGTCACCCAGCCCCGGCGTTTCGTGGTGTTCAATCACCCGGGTGCCGAGCACCGTGCCGCTGAAATCGGCGCCGACCAGCAGCTTGATGGCGCCGGAATAGCCGTCCGGCGCGGTGGTTTCCAGCGCGGCGGCGGTCGGTTGCCCGTTTTTGCGCGCCAGATACAAACGGTGCGGCGCGCTGTCGCCCAGCGCCGGATCGCTGACCAGGAAGCATTCGTTCTGCATGACGTTGTCGTAGTTTTCCGGCGGCACCACCTGATCGAGCAGCGCTTTTTGCTGCAGCGCGGCCTGATGGGCGATGGTGGTTTTCGTCAGGGCGTAGACCACGGCGGTCAGGCCGGTGGTGACCGCCGCAAACACCGCCAGCGTGGTGCCGTGCTTTCTCATGGAATTCAGCATGACGGCTCCTTAGCGATGGCCATACACGCGCGGCTGCGTGTAGTGGTCGATTAATGGGACGGTGATGTTGGCCAACAGCACGGCGAAGGCCACGCCGTCGGGGTAGCCGCCATAAACGCGGATCAGCCAGACCAGCACGCCGATCAGCGCGCCGTAGATCAGGCGGCCCTTCGGCGTCGTGGAGGCGCTGACCGGATCGGTGGCGATAAAGAACGCG is part of the Serratia surfactantfaciens genome and encodes:
- the rsxG gene encoding electron transport complex subunit RsxG, with translation MLNSMRKHGTTLAVFAAVTTGLTAVVYALTKTTIAHQAALQQKALLDQVVPPENYDNVMQNECFLVSDPALGDSAPHRLYLARKNGQPTAAALETTAPDGYSGAIKLLVGADFSGTVLGTRVIEHHETPGLGDKIELRISDWISFFSGKKIEGPADKRWAVKKDGGMFDQFTGATITPRAVVNAVRRTALYMETLPPKLESLPVCGAAE